In a genomic window of Alteromonas gilva:
- a CDS encoding CoA-acylating methylmalonate-semialdehyde dehydrogenase, which produces MPQVKLLINGEFIASASPRFIPVTNPASGEVIANVPDALPEETERAVQAAKAAFKDWQRVPVTERARVMMRYQAILKREQKRIAEVLASETGKVFDDAMGDVWRGIEVVEQAMNAPSLMMGETVENVARGIDTASYIQPIGVCVGITPFNFPAMIPLWMFPLAVVCGNTFVLKPSEQDPQTPMLLAELFAEAGAPPGVLNVIHGGREPVDQLLNHPDVAAVSFVGSVPVGQHVYRTATDNLKRAQCFAGAKNHTVVMPDANKQHVINNLVGASVGAAGQRCMAISVAVFVGESQQWIDELAKNIADVKPGLWHDSEAGFGPLISAAAKHRVLELIASGKQQGANCVVDGSDFQVEGFEQGHWIGPTVFRDVTTDMRIYQEEIFGPVLCCISVDTLDEALALVNANPYGNGTSIFTASGAAARKYQSQVTVGQVGINVPIPVPLPFFSFTGWKNSFFGDLHAYGKQAVRFYTETKTVTSRWPEDDIPSGPNLTISLR; this is translated from the coding sequence ATGCCTCAGGTGAAACTGCTAATTAATGGTGAATTTATAGCGTCTGCTTCGCCGCGATTTATCCCTGTGACAAATCCGGCCAGCGGTGAAGTCATTGCCAATGTGCCCGACGCACTCCCCGAAGAGACAGAACGGGCGGTTCAGGCCGCTAAAGCGGCGTTTAAAGACTGGCAACGGGTGCCGGTGACTGAGCGTGCCCGAGTAATGATGCGCTACCAGGCCATCCTGAAGCGCGAACAAAAGCGTATTGCTGAGGTGCTGGCAAGTGAAACCGGCAAAGTATTCGATGACGCCATGGGCGATGTATGGCGAGGCATTGAAGTTGTCGAACAGGCCATGAATGCGCCGTCACTGATGATGGGCGAAACGGTAGAAAACGTTGCTCGCGGCATCGATACCGCCAGTTACATTCAGCCCATTGGCGTGTGTGTGGGCATTACGCCGTTTAATTTCCCGGCGATGATCCCGCTATGGATGTTTCCGCTTGCGGTAGTGTGCGGCAACACCTTTGTGCTTAAACCGTCAGAGCAGGATCCGCAAACCCCTATGTTACTGGCGGAACTGTTTGCCGAAGCCGGCGCACCGCCGGGGGTTCTCAATGTGATCCACGGTGGTCGTGAGCCGGTCGACCAACTGCTTAATCACCCGGATGTCGCGGCCGTTTCCTTTGTTGGCTCAGTGCCGGTTGGTCAGCATGTTTACCGTACCGCTACTGACAATCTCAAGCGTGCCCAGTGTTTTGCCGGGGCCAAGAATCATACTGTCGTGATGCCTGACGCCAATAAACAGCATGTAATCAATAATCTGGTTGGCGCATCGGTCGGGGCCGCGGGGCAACGCTGTATGGCTATCTCGGTTGCTGTTTTTGTTGGCGAGTCGCAACAGTGGATTGACGAACTGGCGAAGAATATCGCCGACGTTAAACCCGGGTTATGGCATGACAGCGAAGCGGGTTTTGGGCCGTTGATCAGCGCCGCCGCTAAGCATCGGGTGCTTGAGCTGATTGCCTCGGGGAAACAGCAAGGCGCAAACTGCGTCGTGGATGGCAGCGACTTTCAGGTTGAGGGCTTTGAACAGGGACACTGGATCGGACCAACGGTTTTTCGCGATGTAACAACTGATATGCGCATTTATCAGGAGGAAATATTTGGTCCGGTGCTGTGCTGTATCAGTGTTGATACGCTTGATGAAGCTCTGGCCCTGGTCAATGCCAACCCGTATGGGAACGGCACGTCAATATTTACTGCCAGTGGCGCGGCAGCGCGTAAATATCAGTCCCAGGTTACGGTTGGCCAGGTGGGTATTAATGTGCCCATTCCGGTGCCCTTGCCATTCTTTTCGTTTACCGGCTGGAAAAACTCTTTCTTTGGCGATTTGCATG
- a CDS encoding response regulator: MQKIRVAIVEDNATARSTIRNHLLTLGNLDVSSFSTGNELKGALRKQNFEVLIFDFNLGQNRNGVEWVQLLRQNQYIRPSTGIMFLTADRLPQTIGQIIDVHPDLLLIKPYTINSLRRAVKHYLDYRQQAAQALKNIDNERYDKAIEQLTKLLASGKPSRVSADLERLLARLLMQQSRYSEAVEIYRNVLAKSDKVLWAQWGKLKCQFLMGNWDDCQASLDNMRGAMLTRDKAFEWLACLSFEQAEYDTAEYYLDHIKDSELSLPATRLKSLTYQKLNRVLESIELYQKKREYNRSTKERFDEFTFELAEFYLSIAQNSPVNNRAESLLQARKLVGVAARSQNDMQSRQRHDYLLAHSYILEDQLDKARDLTAHDHMTLFSRTPASTLITAALVNNALGNADQAATLLDMVSVNNEFSELPSEYQTIQSQLLSAEHSTGMAQNRAEKYNEQGQQHFVKQAYQQALNAFYHALQLQPDMPAFALNMLQTMLMEGQSWYRNVSASALTELISGSELSSSNAQRFERLKSTYPHLNTSHGKSTSGASGDRGKPGPR; this comes from the coding sequence GTGCAAAAAATTCGAGTGGCAATTGTTGAAGACAATGCAACAGCCAGAAGCACAATTCGTAACCACCTTCTCACTCTCGGTAATTTGGATGTCAGTAGTTTTAGCACCGGTAACGAGCTTAAAGGCGCATTAAGAAAACAGAATTTTGAAGTACTGATTTTTGATTTTAATCTGGGTCAAAACCGCAACGGCGTAGAATGGGTGCAATTACTCCGACAAAATCAATACATTCGCCCCAGCACTGGCATTATGTTTCTGACGGCGGATCGTCTGCCGCAAACCATCGGCCAAATCATTGATGTTCATCCTGACTTATTGTTGATTAAACCTTACACGATAAACAGTTTGCGTCGCGCAGTGAAACATTACCTCGATTACCGACAACAAGCGGCGCAGGCGCTTAAGAATATCGATAATGAGCGTTATGACAAAGCCATCGAGCAGTTAACCAAACTACTTGCCAGTGGCAAGCCTTCGCGGGTCAGCGCAGATCTCGAAAGACTGCTGGCGCGATTACTGATGCAACAGAGTCGCTATAGCGAAGCCGTCGAAATCTACCGAAATGTGCTGGCTAAGTCAGATAAAGTGCTGTGGGCCCAATGGGGTAAATTAAAATGCCAGTTTCTGATGGGCAACTGGGATGATTGTCAGGCTTCACTGGATAACATGCGTGGCGCAATGCTCACCCGCGATAAAGCATTTGAATGGCTGGCGTGTCTGTCGTTTGAGCAGGCGGAGTATGATACCGCCGAGTATTACCTGGATCACATCAAGGACAGCGAACTGAGCCTGCCGGCAACGCGGTTGAAATCACTCACCTATCAAAAACTAAACCGGGTGCTTGAAAGTATCGAGTTGTACCAGAAAAAGCGTGAATATAACCGCTCCACCAAGGAACGCTTCGATGAGTTCACCTTTGAACTGGCTGAATTTTATTTGAGTATTGCGCAAAACAGTCCGGTCAATAATCGGGCTGAAAGCTTATTACAGGCGCGCAAACTGGTAGGTGTGGCCGCACGAAGTCAAAACGATATGCAGTCTCGCCAGCGCCACGATTATCTGTTAGCCCACAGCTATATACTGGAAGATCAACTGGATAAAGCGCGCGATTTAACCGCCCACGATCATATGACGCTGTTTAGCCGCACGCCAGCGAGTACCCTGATCACAGCGGCGCTGGTTAACAACGCACTAGGCAATGCAGACCAGGCAGCGACGTTACTGGACATGGTCAGTGTTAACAATGAGTTCAGTGAGCTTCCTTCCGAATATCAAACAATACAAAGTCAGCTGTTGAGCGCTGAGCACAGTACCGGTATGGCGCAGAATCGCGCCGAAAAGTACAACGAACAAGGACAGCAGCACTTTGTTAAACAAGCCTACCAGCAAGCGCTCAACGCCTTTTACCATGCACTTCAGCTACAACCGGATATGCCGGCATTTGCACTTAACATGCTGCAAACAATGTTAATGGAAGGCCAGTCATGGTATCGCAACGTATCAGCGTCAGCCCTGACAGAGCTGATTAGCGGGAGCGAATTATCAAGCAGTAACGCGCAACGTTTTGAGCGCCTGAAGTCGACCTACCCGCACCTGAACACCAGCCACGGCAAGTCTACCTCCGGCGCTAGCGGTGACCGGGGCAAGCCGGGCCCCCGTTGA